TGCATGGCGGCGACCTTCCGCTCGGCGCTACGGCAACCGGTGCCAACAGCTATGCTGCAGGGAATCTGCTCCCGGCATTGATCGCTGAGATGGCATTCTCTTTCATCTTCGTTTTCGTAGCTCTATGTGCCACAGACCCGCAGCACGGTGCCGGGAACTTAGCAGGTCTGGCTATCGGACTTACGCTGGTATTGGTGCATATCGTTTGCATTCCGATCACGGGAACGTCGGTCAATCCGGCCCGTTCGATCGCTCCGGCTCTTTTTGAAGGCGGCGCAGCGCTCCAGCAGCTTTGGGTATTCATTATTGGACCTTTTGTAGGTGCGGTCATAGCCTCGGTTGCATGGAAAACTTTCTCTGGCAAACCAGAATAGCGCA
This Alistipes onderdonkii DNA region includes the following protein-coding sequences:
- a CDS encoding aquaporin; its protein translation is MKKKLLAEGVGTMVLVLMGCGAAVMNGGATSVAATLTIAFAFGLSVVAMAYAIGSVSGCHINPAITLGVWLCGRMKGSEAVGYMSAQVVGAITGSAIIWLLVHGGDLPLGATATGANSYAAGNLLPALIAEMAFSFIFVFVALCATDPQHGAGNLAGLAIGLTLVLVHIVCIPITGTSVNPARSIAPALFEGGAALQQLWVFIIGPFVGAVIASVAWKTFSGKPE